A window from Setaria italica strain Yugu1 chromosome VIII, Setaria_italica_v2.0, whole genome shotgun sequence encodes these proteins:
- the LOC101767409 gene encoding LOW QUALITY PROTEIN: DNA topoisomerase 2-binding protein 1 (The sequence of the model RefSeq protein was modified relative to this genomic sequence to represent the inferred CDS: substituted 1 base at 1 genomic stop codon), translated as MTPSYSSGPAGPPGGRRAATFAGASVFLSRNLVAPEVFDAVHDALRLNGANVLLCADPGRTGPSDFHVISSSSHKFGDLRAKAANYHVCFWTGPQCILSCAKERRFLPKQSYTCCLAMDGVKILCSGFEKDEKAKIEELVTAMGGLLQSKSSVDVNFVIVKDVMAAKYKYAVNNLKKPVVTMNWLEQCWIEHRVVPHEPYRLTKTTSVNTCFIQFNGHPQFLMLYFSFVXSDERKELEKIIVQNGGQFSACLTRKCTHLVANKPGGDKYVVAKRWGNIHIVNPRWVEQSVARRACLDENSYLVCQSSSAYSSGLKTSPKEQHNPEISSASASFQPVPAMSVDDSVSVSQYVPASFGDASKISNTDIVGAPGVQEANEMQVDSHVAEDSEAENDDLYLSNCRIALVGFEEKELLRLLMMIRSGGGSRHILLNEKLTHIILGAPSEDEKKEVRRLASWGVINVVKVTWLEDCNRAKKEVKVSPTHVATELLLKEFSQVTMEKSSDTRETKVAKSSCGIFHVPTVNDSHDKQLEKDMSSERKPARGKHENSMNKTRSATRSANSSQHNGVVNISKYHPKSKGTSAVNSGSSRSNVFKGKTFGFSNSFSHDKRPEVVDWIREGGGVVVDDIQSAVVDYTIECHGRNGTPCDFSHSTVVSTQWIRTCLEEGCLQDVGSHPIFSPLRCRIPFPGFENFRFCISQYGERERFLLKNLCFALGAKFTEKAYKGVSHLICKFASGPKYEVYSKRGTPTITAEWLFECVKQDTTVPFDHFQPKPLTSQDKEADLCTVSQYSTQATRFNCSELLSGCQVTTSNPTHNSGVASANEETTAPAVSKRKLLSVSGQANDTCGNIGRTEKHLESGSVPDVADAIEVLSSKIQDVQSPRSIFEPDNSAVVQDQKDTHSFGISRSWLNM; from the exons ATGACGCCATCCTACAGCTCTGGCCCCGCAGGGCCCCCCggggggcggagggcggcgacaTTCGCGGGCGCGAGCGTGTTCCTGTCGCGGAACCTGGTGGCCCCCGAGGTGTTCGACGCCGTGCACGACGCGCTGCGCCTCAACGGCGCCAATGTCCTCCTCTGCGCCGACCCGGGCCGTACGGGGCCCTCCGACTTCCACGTCATCTCATCCTCCTCCCAC AAGTTCGGCGATCTGAGGGCCAAGGCTGCAAATT ACCATGTTTGTTTTTGGACAGGACCACAGTGCATTCTTTCCTGTGCTAAGGAACGTCGTTTTCTACCTAAACAGAGTTACACTTGTTGCCTTGCAATGGATGGGGTTAAGATACTTTGTTCTGGCTTTGAAAAAGATGAGAAG GCAAAGATTGAAGAACTAGTGACAGCCATGGGAGGCCTTTTACAAAGTAAATCCTCCGTGGATGTGAACTTTGTAATTGTAAAGGATGTCATGGCTGCTAAATACAAA TATGCTGTGAATAATTTGAAGAAGCCCGTTGTCACTATGAACTGGTTGGAACAATGCTGGATCGAACATCGTGTTGTGCCTCATGAGCCCTACAGG CTTACAAAAACCACATCTGTCAATACATGTTTTATTCAATTCAATGGTCACCCTCAATTTTTGatgctttatttttcttttgtctgATCAGATGAACGAAAGGAATTGGAGAAAATAATTGTGCAGAATGGTGGCCAGTTTTCAGCCTGTCTTACGCGGAAATGCACCCATTTAGTTGCAAAT AAACCTGGAGGTGACAAATATGTCGTGGCCAAAAGGTGGGGTAATATCCACATTGTAAATCCTAGATGGGTTGAACAATCGGTTGCTCGAAGAG CTTGCCTAGATGAAAATAGCTACCTTGTTTGTCAGAGTTCATCTGCTTATTCAAGTGGTTTAAAAACTTCACCCAAAGAGCAACACAATCCAGAGATCAGTAGTGCAAGTGCAAGTTTTCAACCTGTTCCAGCAATGTCAGTCGATGATTCAGTATCAGTGTCACAATATGTGCCTGCTTCATTTGGTGATGCTTCAAAGATCAGCAACACTGATATTGTTGGTGCACCTGGTGTCCAAGAGGCAAATGAGATGCAGGTCGATAGTCACGTTGCTGAGGACTCAGAGGCAGAAAATGATGATCTATATTTATCAAATTGCAGAATTGCTCTGGTGGGCTTTGAAGAGAAAGAGTTGTTAAGGCTACTCATGATGATACGCAGCGGTGGTGGATCCCGGCATATTTTGTTAAATGAGAAGCTTACTCATATTATTCTTGGTGCGCCTTCAGAGGA TGAAAAAAAGGAAGTAAGACGTCTGGCTTCATGGGGTGTAATAAATGTAGTGAAAGTAACATGGTTAGAAGATTGCAATAGAGCAAAAAAGGAAGTAAAAGTATCCCCAACTCATGTGGCTACTGAGCTACTCTTGAAAG AGTTTTCACAAGTGACTATGGAAAAATCTTCTGATACACGTGAAACGAAGGTAGCCAAGAGCTCATGTGGGATTTTTCATGTCCCAACTGTTAATGACTCACATGACAAACAACTTGAAAAAGATATGTCATCTGAAAGAAAACCAGCAAGAGGCAAACATGAAAACAGCATGAACAAAACCCGGTCAGCAACCAGGTCTGCAAATTCAAGCCAACATAATGGGGTGGTCAACATAAGCAAGTACCATCCCAAATCTAAAGGAACATCTGCAGTGAATTCAGGAAGTAGCAGATCAAATGTTTTCAAAGGGAAAACATTTGGCTTTTCAAATTCATTTTCTCATGATAAG AGACCTGAGGTTGTTGATTGGATCAGAGAAGGTGGAGGCGTTGTGGTGGATGATATACAATCTGCAGTTGTGGATTACACAATTGAGTGCCATGGACGGAATGGCACGCCTTGTGACTTCTCTCATTCAACAGTTGTTTCAACTCAATGGATACGCACGTGTTTGGAG GAGGGTTGCTTGCAAGATGTTGGAAGCCATCCTATCTTCTCTCCTTTGCGCTGTCGCATTCCATTCCCAGGATTTGAAAACTTCCGATTCTGTATTTCACAAtacggagagagagaaagatttCTGCTGAAGAACTTGTGCTTCGCTTTAGGCGCTAAGTTTACAGAAAAAGCGTACAAGGGAGTGAGTCATCTTATCTGCAAATTTGCAAGCGGTCCAAAGTATGAGGTTTACTCCAAAAGAGGAACTCCAACCATTACTGCAGAGTGGCTCTTTGAGTGTGTAAAACAG GATACAACTGTCCCTTTTGATCACTTTCAGCCGAAACCACTTACTTCCCAGGACAAAGAGGCTGATCTGTGCACTGTCAGTCAGTATTCCACTCAGGCAACCAGATTTAACTGCTCTGAGCTGCTTAGTGGATGTCAAGTAACAACTAGCAATCCAACACACAACTCTG GTGTTGCCTCAGCTAATGAAGAAACAACTGCTCCTGCTGTAAGTAAAAGAAAGCTGCTATCTGTTTCTGGCCAGGCTAACGATACATGCGGAAACATCGGAAGAACTGAGAAACACCTCGAAAGTGGCTCTGTTCCAGATGTTGCAGACGCCATCGAGGTCCTATCGTCCAAG ATTCAAGATGTGCAATCTCCTAGGAGT ATATTTGAACCTGACAATTCTGCTGTTGTTCAAGATCAGAAAGATACACACTCCTTTGGCATTTCAAGGAGCTGGTTGAATATGTAA